The following proteins are encoded in a genomic region of Leifsonia psychrotolerans:
- a CDS encoding flavin monoamine oxidase family protein, whose translation MTTINRDVIIIGAGASGLTAATELKKAGLTVAVLEARDRVGGRLWTDDIDGAMLEIGGQWVSPDQDALIETLDDLGLATYERYREGKNIYINAAGELSRFEGDIFPVPVQTEHEIVSLIEKLDVLVAEMDPERPWDHPRAKELDEVSFSRWLESQTDDQEARDNIGMFIAGAMLTKPAHAFSALQALLMAASAGSFSNLVDADFILDKRVVGGLQQVPLLLAERLGDDVHLGQAVRTLRWSDAGVTAITDGLEVNARRVIIAVPPVLISRISFEPSLPRRQQQLHQHLSMGFVIKVHAVYDTPFWREDDLSGTAFSPYELVHEAYDNTNFEDPRGTLVGFVADEEADGVFTLTAEERKQRILTSLSHYYGEKALNPVVYYESDWGSEEWTRGAYAASFDMGGLARYGADLRTPVGPISFSCSDMAGKGYQHVDGAIRVGREAAAAIIATDAK comes from the coding sequence ATGACCACGATCAACCGTGACGTCATCATTATTGGCGCCGGGGCATCCGGCCTCACCGCCGCCACCGAGTTGAAGAAGGCCGGGCTCACCGTGGCCGTTCTCGAAGCCCGCGATCGTGTTGGAGGTCGTCTCTGGACCGACGATATTGACGGCGCAATGCTCGAGATCGGCGGCCAGTGGGTTTCGCCCGACCAGGATGCGCTCATCGAGACCCTGGACGATCTGGGCCTGGCCACCTACGAGCGTTACCGCGAGGGTAAAAACATCTACATCAACGCGGCCGGTGAACTGAGCCGTTTCGAAGGAGACATCTTCCCGGTTCCGGTACAGACCGAGCACGAAATCGTCTCGCTGATCGAGAAGCTCGACGTTCTCGTTGCCGAGATGGACCCCGAGCGCCCGTGGGATCACCCGCGTGCGAAGGAGCTCGATGAAGTGTCATTCAGCCGTTGGTTGGAGTCACAGACCGACGACCAGGAAGCCCGCGACAATATCGGGATGTTCATTGCCGGGGCCATGCTCACCAAGCCGGCCCACGCTTTCTCGGCCCTTCAGGCTCTCCTGATGGCCGCCAGTGCCGGCAGCTTCAGCAACCTTGTCGACGCCGACTTCATCCTCGACAAGCGCGTTGTCGGTGGATTGCAGCAGGTTCCGCTGTTGCTCGCCGAACGTCTCGGCGATGATGTGCACCTCGGCCAAGCCGTGCGCACCCTCCGCTGGAGTGACGCCGGCGTTACCGCCATCACTGATGGCCTCGAGGTGAACGCGCGCCGCGTGATTATTGCCGTTCCGCCGGTGCTGATCAGCCGGATCTCGTTCGAGCCCTCGCTCCCGCGCCGTCAGCAGCAGCTACACCAGCACCTGTCGATGGGTTTCGTCATCAAGGTTCACGCTGTGTATGACACCCCATTCTGGCGTGAAGACGACCTCTCGGGCACCGCGTTCAGCCCGTACGAGCTCGTGCACGAGGCCTACGACAACACCAACTTCGAAGACCCGCGCGGAACCCTCGTCGGTTTTGTCGCCGACGAGGAAGCCGACGGCGTCTTCACGTTGACGGCAGAGGAGCGCAAGCAGCGCATCCTCACCTCGCTGTCGCACTACTACGGCGAGAAGGCCCTCAACCCTGTCGTCTACTACGAAAGCGACTGGGGCAGCGAAGAATGGACCCGTGGAGCCTACGCGGCAAGCTTCGACATGGGCGGATTGGCCCGTTATGGAGCCGACCTACGCACGCCTGTGGGACCGATCTCGTTCTCGTGCAGCGACATGGCCGGCAAGGGCTACCAGCACGTCGACGGTGCAATCCGCGTCGGGCGTGAGGCTGCTGCCGCGATCATCGCCACAGACGCCAAGTAA
- a CDS encoding APC family permease, which yields MATADTVVDTSPASASAEPSGLSKKGLSSGSIGLLGAIVIGISCIAPAYTLTGALGPTVAEVGVQLPAIFLVGFIPMLLVALGYRELNNAMPDSGTSFTWATRAFGPWIGWMAGWGLIAATIVVLSNLAGIAVDFFYLMISQVFGGDSAIAELAGNPFINVATCLVFILIATWISYRDVQTTQKVQYWLVGFQLLILIAFGVAAVVHIMNGTAPDHIPVTADWFNPFAVSSFSAFAAGLSLSIFIFWGWDVTLTMSEETKGSRKTPGRAATLTVVIIVLVYLFVAITAISYAGLGDTGTGLGNPKIQENVFFALAGPVLGPLALLMSIAVLSSSAASLQSTFVGPARTLLAMGHYGALPAKFAKVSPRFFTPGYATIISALVAAGFYTVMRFVSEDVLWDTITTLGMMICFYYGLTAFACVWYFRHQWFDSVRNAFFTLVFPLIGGLILSVLFVTTLVDSMDPSYGSGSQVFGLGLVFVLGMVILLTGAIIMVVQSRQRPAFFRGETLSKDAPASARMRIRR from the coding sequence ATGGCAACCGCTGACACCGTCGTCGACACCAGTCCGGCCTCCGCATCCGCAGAACCCAGCGGGTTGTCGAAGAAGGGCCTGAGCTCGGGCTCGATCGGTCTGCTCGGGGCCATCGTCATTGGGATCTCGTGCATCGCACCGGCTTACACCCTGACCGGTGCACTCGGACCGACTGTGGCCGAGGTCGGCGTGCAGCTGCCGGCGATCTTCCTGGTCGGGTTCATACCGATGCTGCTCGTTGCGCTCGGCTACCGCGAACTGAACAACGCCATGCCAGACAGTGGAACCTCGTTCACGTGGGCTACTCGCGCCTTCGGGCCATGGATTGGGTGGATGGCCGGCTGGGGGCTCATCGCTGCGACAATCGTGGTGCTGAGCAATCTTGCGGGCATCGCCGTGGACTTCTTCTATCTGATGATCTCGCAGGTGTTTGGTGGGGACTCGGCCATTGCGGAGCTCGCCGGAAACCCGTTCATCAACGTCGCGACATGTCTGGTCTTCATTCTCATCGCCACGTGGATCTCGTACCGTGACGTGCAGACCACCCAGAAAGTTCAGTACTGGCTGGTCGGCTTCCAGCTGCTGATTCTCATCGCGTTCGGTGTGGCAGCCGTCGTGCACATCATGAACGGTACAGCGCCTGATCACATTCCTGTCACCGCGGACTGGTTCAACCCGTTCGCCGTGAGTTCGTTCTCGGCATTCGCCGCCGGGCTATCGCTCTCGATTTTTATCTTCTGGGGCTGGGACGTCACCCTCACGATGTCCGAAGAAACCAAGGGCTCACGCAAGACTCCGGGTCGGGCCGCAACCCTCACCGTCGTGATCATCGTTCTCGTCTACCTGTTCGTCGCGATCACGGCAATTTCATACGCAGGCTTGGGTGACACCGGTACGGGGTTAGGCAACCCGAAGATTCAGGAGAACGTCTTCTTCGCTCTTGCCGGACCCGTTCTCGGCCCGCTCGCGCTGCTCATGTCGATCGCCGTGCTGTCAAGCTCCGCTGCTTCACTGCAGTCAACATTCGTCGGACCGGCACGGACACTGCTCGCGATGGGACACTATGGGGCGCTGCCGGCGAAGTTCGCCAAGGTCAGCCCGCGCTTCTTCACACCCGGGTACGCCACGATCATTTCTGCTCTCGTCGCTGCAGGTTTCTACACGGTGATGCGTTTCGTCAGCGAAGACGTGCTGTGGGACACCATTACGACTCTCGGCATGATGATCTGCTTCTACTATGGTCTGACCGCCTTCGCCTGCGTCTGGTACTTCCGTCATCAGTGGTTCGACTCGGTGCGAAACGCATTTTTCACCCTTGTGTTCCCGCTGATCGGTGGGCTCATCCTCAGCGTTTTGTTCGTCACGACGCTCGTCGACAGCATGGACCCGAGTTACGGCAGCGGCTCACAAGTGTTCGGGCTCGGCCTCGTCTTCGTGCTCGGCATGGTGATCCTGCTGACCGGTGCCATCATCATGGTGGTGCAGTCGAGGCAACGTCCCGCATTTTTCCGAGGGGAAACACTGAGCAAAGATGCGCCGGCGAGTGCCAGGATGCGCATCCGTCGCTAA
- a CDS encoding universal stress protein gives MRFIVGYTATPAGSDALALGARLARSWGATLDIVLVLHSEHRPTLVPSDAGYDRFLHDRSEGWLADAARRVPAEVTTRTHLVYADTFSAGLMDTAGSLGAMLIVIGAAHDGIFGRFTLGSVAADLLHSSSVPVALAPIGTADAGHALGISRMTCTIGTKAGSEVLLAAGIRFAAAAHVPLRLVSLVAVDLPGGVEDKLVSKHGAIHAQEVLNYAAARLPESVVATADVVFGDSIEQAIGSLDWNPDEIVLVGSSRLAQPRRLFLGSTAAKMLRALPVPMIVVPRESHLTQGI, from the coding sequence ATGCGTTTCATCGTCGGCTACACGGCCACACCCGCAGGATCGGATGCACTCGCGCTGGGCGCGCGGCTCGCTCGATCCTGGGGGGCGACCCTCGACATCGTCTTGGTGCTGCACAGCGAACACCGGCCCACACTCGTGCCGAGCGATGCCGGCTACGACCGGTTTCTGCACGATCGGTCGGAAGGCTGGTTGGCGGATGCCGCACGCCGGGTACCCGCCGAGGTCACGACGAGGACCCATCTTGTCTACGCCGATACGTTCTCAGCGGGGCTGATGGACACCGCGGGCTCTCTTGGGGCGATGCTCATTGTCATTGGTGCAGCGCACGACGGGATCTTCGGCCGATTCACGCTTGGCAGTGTGGCGGCCGATCTCCTGCACAGCTCGTCGGTACCCGTCGCACTGGCGCCCATTGGCACGGCGGATGCCGGCCACGCGTTGGGTATCAGCCGCATGACCTGCACGATCGGCACCAAGGCCGGCTCCGAGGTCTTGTTGGCTGCCGGCATCCGTTTCGCTGCAGCGGCACACGTCCCGCTACGGCTCGTCTCGCTTGTCGCAGTCGATCTTCCGGGGGGAGTCGAGGACAAGCTTGTCTCCAAGCACGGCGCGATCCACGCGCAGGAAGTGCTGAACTATGCCGCGGCACGACTCCCGGAGTCGGTTGTCGCTACGGCCGACGTCGTCTTCGGCGACAGCATCGAGCAGGCCATCGGCTCCCTCGATTGGAACCCTGATGAAATCGTGCTTGTCGGGTCGAGTCGTTTGGCGCAACCGCGTCGACTGTTCCTCGGCTCAACAGCGGCCAAAATGCTGCGCGCACTTCCCGTGCCGATGATCGTCGTGCCGCGCGAATCCCACCTCACGCAAGGAATTTAA